The following are encoded in a window of Geitlerinema sp. PCC 9228 genomic DNA:
- a CDS encoding glycoside hydrolase family 15 protein — protein sequence MPISAQQRKVKLERYYNLIQQTILSRQSPLTGLLPASTAINSHGDYTDAWVRDNVYSILCVWGLALAYRKIDENQGRTSELEHSTIKLMRGLLFAMMRQADKVEQFKQNQSPPYSLHAKYDTDTGDTAVGDDEWGHLQLDATSIFLLMLAQMTASGLQIVYTIDEVNFIQNLVYYIGRTYRTPDYGIWERGNKINKGNAELNASSVGMAKAALEALNGLNLFGVRGGQASVIHVLPDEIARARITLESLLPRESSSKETDAALLSIIGFPAFAVENVDLVRRTRDKIIDKLEGNYGCKRFLRDGHQTVLEDTDRLHYEPWELQEFEHIECEWPLFFTYLALDGLCRRDTEQTENYLQKLSGLLVEKDGQKLLPELYYVPTVNIEAERQNPHSQQRLPNENVPLIWAQSLYWLVQLLQERLLEVGDIDPLGRYQRLGSDRQPVVQVALLAEDKNLQADLAAYGAIAQTPQEVEPIQIRRSRELAAAYTQIGRNDKLGLTGRPIRRLRSLTTSRIFRIRGETMVFLPSFLEKEEFYLTFDYHFLVAQIKSEIAYVHRHWSELGRPTVVLLLTRKMLESGREAVLALAQELRQGNCGDTPVHLGRLQQLILTSGEERFEELHEFAFPQPSIQEAPSSQYYLLFDPTQTKPLPKTQEFSLECETDIYCLLERLRQSANLYEQVQILQAMARLQGLQFDTGMGGPQVPVTVADLLEEIYFKAGQGVPRTSDFPASSLPFAPYWAVVRYAAGLLKKVDISLSDAVTDILVRQKQIAVGKAYSDRSLITRPRSHLELLELICELCSEDVRDRVLTQEILVYLSVLLKSDPQLFDGLLTLRVSYLILLLTSELAQENQLTQDEAYEALMEISPFEIKTRLRQVLEGYASMNQLLKKQESLHLNQKSADIDWVIFPEETPQTPPQGGWLRHRELEGAAGRVPEDFYPQVWLLMKHCKGLVIGDKLERRNRIDSATILSEMTPGEKNFALQVEHLLNKIVAPAYRQVNIEALMELAAIAQRNPQLQVEEYLVLDIIIGHAVRLAWLERYPERESCYDNDKSMAWRSFYETSPHVCASYIAKAFQFLTELGKTTAA from the coding sequence ATGCCTATCAGTGCTCAACAAAGAAAAGTCAAGCTGGAACGTTACTACAACCTAATCCAGCAAACCATCCTTTCCCGCCAAAGTCCTCTCACGGGTTTGCTGCCCGCCAGTACCGCCATTAACAGCCACGGCGACTATACAGACGCTTGGGTGCGGGATAATGTCTACAGCATTCTGTGCGTGTGGGGATTGGCGCTGGCTTACCGCAAAATCGATGAAAATCAAGGCAGAACCTCCGAACTGGAACACAGTACGATTAAATTGATGCGGGGGTTGCTGTTTGCCATGATGCGGCAAGCCGATAAAGTGGAACAGTTCAAGCAAAATCAATCGCCCCCCTATTCGCTACACGCCAAATACGATACCGATACGGGAGATACGGCGGTTGGCGACGATGAGTGGGGGCATTTGCAACTGGATGCTACGTCTATCTTTTTGTTAATGTTAGCGCAAATGACGGCATCGGGGTTGCAAATTGTTTATACCATCGATGAGGTGAATTTTATTCAAAATCTGGTGTATTATATTGGGCGTACTTATAGAACACCGGATTATGGTATTTGGGAGCGGGGAAATAAAATTAATAAGGGCAATGCGGAGTTAAATGCTTCTTCGGTGGGGATGGCCAAAGCTGCTTTGGAAGCGTTAAATGGGTTAAATTTATTTGGGGTTCGCGGCGGTCAGGCGTCTGTGATTCATGTTTTGCCCGATGAAATTGCCCGCGCCCGGATTACGCTGGAATCGCTGCTACCACGGGAGTCTAGTTCAAAAGAAACTGATGCGGCGTTGTTGAGTATTATTGGTTTTCCGGCGTTTGCTGTGGAAAATGTGGATTTGGTGAGACGCACGCGGGATAAAATTATTGATAAGCTGGAAGGGAATTATGGCTGCAAGCGTTTTTTGCGCGACGGACACCAAACGGTTTTGGAAGATACCGATCGCTTGCATTACGAACCTTGGGAGTTACAGGAATTTGAACATATTGAATGCGAATGGCCGTTATTTTTTACTTATTTGGCTTTGGATGGCCTTTGCCGTCGGGATACGGAACAAACGGAGAACTACCTGCAGAAATTATCGGGTTTGCTGGTAGAAAAGGACGGTCAAAAATTATTGCCGGAGTTGTACTACGTACCGACGGTGAATATTGAGGCAGAACGACAAAATCCCCACAGCCAGCAGCGTTTGCCCAATGAAAATGTGCCGTTGATTTGGGCGCAAAGTTTGTATTGGTTGGTGCAACTGTTGCAGGAACGGTTGCTGGAGGTGGGGGATATTGACCCATTAGGAAGATACCAGCGTTTGGGTAGCGATCGCCAGCCGGTGGTACAGGTAGCCTTGCTGGCGGAAGATAAAAATTTGCAAGCGGATTTGGCTGCTTACGGCGCGATCGCGCAAACCCCCCAAGAAGTGGAACCAATTCAAATTCGGCGATCGCGAGAATTAGCCGCTGCCTACACGCAAATTGGCCGCAACGATAAACTAGGATTGACCGGACGTCCCATTCGTCGCCTGCGCAGCTTGACAACTTCCCGCATTTTCCGCATTCGTGGCGAAACCATGGTGTTTTTGCCGTCATTTTTAGAAAAAGAAGAGTTCTATCTTACCTTTGACTATCACTTTCTCGTCGCGCAAATTAAAAGCGAAATTGCCTACGTTCACCGCCATTGGAGCGAACTAGGGCGTCCAACTGTGGTTTTGTTGCTAACGCGCAAGATGCTAGAGTCAGGAAGAGAGGCGGTTTTAGCCTTAGCCCAAGAACTCCGTCAAGGAAATTGCGGGGATACCCCCGTTCATTTGGGACGTTTGCAACAACTTATCCTTACTTCTGGGGAAGAACGATTTGAAGAACTGCACGAGTTTGCTTTTCCCCAACCATCGATTCAGGAAGCGCCTTCCAGCCAGTATTACCTTCTGTTTGACCCCACCCAAACCAAGCCCTTGCCAAAAACCCAAGAATTTAGCTTGGAGTGCGAAACCGATATTTACTGCTTGTTAGAGCGATTGCGGCAATCGGCAAACTTGTACGAACAAGTGCAGATTTTGCAGGCGATGGCGCGTTTGCAGGGGTTGCAGTTTGATACTGGTATGGGTGGACCCCAAGTACCGGTGACGGTGGCAGATTTGCTGGAGGAAATTTATTTTAAAGCCGGTCAGGGAGTTCCCCGAACCAGCGATTTTCCCGCTTCTAGTCTGCCATTTGCCCCCTACTGGGCGGTGGTTCGTTATGCAGCAGGCTTGTTAAAGAAAGTGGATATTAGTTTATCCGATGCCGTAACCGATATTTTAGTGCGTCAGAAACAGATTGCGGTGGGGAAAGCTTACAGCGATCGCTCTTTGATTACCCGCCCGCGATCGCACCTGGAACTGTTGGAACTCATTTGCGAGTTGTGCAGCGAAGACGTACGCGATCGGGTTTTAACCCAAGAAATCTTAGTGTACCTAAGCGTATTGCTAAAATCAGACCCACAACTATTCGACGGCTTATTAACCTTGCGCGTCAGCTATTTAATTTTGCTATTAACCAGCGAATTGGCACAAGAAAATCAACTAACCCAAGATGAAGCCTACGAAGCCCTCATGGAAATCAGTCCATTTGAAATCAAAACCCGCTTGCGACAAGTCTTGGAAGGCTATGCCAGCATGAACCAATTGCTGAAAAAACAAGAATCTCTCCATCTCAACCAAAAATCCGCCGATATCGACTGGGTGATTTTTCCCGAAGAAACCCCCCAAACTCCTCCCCAAGGGGGATGGTTGCGCCACCGAGAGTTGGAAGGCGCTGCCGGTAGGGTTCCAGAGGATTTTTATCCCCAGGTATGGTTGTTGATGAAACATTGCAAGGGATTGGTGATTGGCGATAAATTAGAACGACGCAACCGCATCGATAGCGCTACCATTCTCTCGGAAATGACACCAGGGGAAAAGAATTTTGCCCTGCAAGTGGAACATTTGCTCAATAAAATTGTGGCACCGGCTTACCGTCAGGTTAACATTGAAGCTTTAATGGAGTTAGCCGCGATCGCGCAGCGCAATCCCCAACTACAGGTAGAAGAGTATCTAGTTCTAGATATCATTATCGGTCATGCGGTGCGTTTGGCGTGGTTGGAACGCTATCCGGAACGAGAATCTTGCTACGACAACGACAAATCGATGGCTTGGCGTTCTTTTTACGAAACCTCTCCCCACGTCTGCGCCAGCTACATTGCCAAAGCTTTCCAATTCCTCACCGAATTAGGCAAAACCACAGCTGCCTAA
- a CDS encoding Hsp20/alpha crystallin family protein: MAIVRWNPITGVDPLRRHMDRLFDETTGYDRGLTDTQAPWQPAIELRDNGDAFHLRAALPGLEAQDLDVNATRNTVTIHGEHRHEDQDQDQGFFRSEFQYGQFKRVVELPADINKEAVEGKLENGILNLHLPKLEQDKNSSIRVNIS, from the coding sequence ATGGCTATCGTTCGCTGGAACCCCATCACCGGCGTCGATCCCCTGCGTCGTCACATGGATCGTCTGTTTGACGAAACCACAGGCTACGACCGGGGTCTAACCGATACCCAAGCCCCATGGCAACCAGCGATCGAATTACGCGATAACGGAGATGCTTTCCACCTCCGCGCTGCATTACCTGGCTTAGAAGCCCAAGACCTCGATGTTAACGCGACTCGGAACACCGTTACTATTCATGGCGAACACCGTCATGAAGACCAAGACCAAGACCAAGGCTTCTTCCGTTCTGAATTCCAATACGGTCAATTCAAACGGGTTGTGGAGCTACCTGCTGACATCAACAAAGAAGCTGTAGAAGGCAAGTTGGAAAACGGGATTCTTAACCTACACTTGCCCAAGCTGGAACAAGACAAAAACAGTTCTATCCGCGTTAACATCAGCTAA
- a CDS encoding BolA family transcriptional regulator, whose amino-acid sequence MVTPEQVKEMISSEIPDAQIQVQDLTGGGDHYQVTVVSSEFEGKGLVKQHQMVYKALQQAMSTEAIHALALKTYTPERWSQVTQTA is encoded by the coding sequence ATGGTTACCCCCGAACAAGTTAAGGAAATGATTTCATCGGAGATTCCCGATGCGCAAATCCAGGTACAAGACCTAACCGGAGGTGGCGACCACTACCAGGTTACCGTGGTTTCTTCGGAGTTTGAGGGCAAAGGCTTGGTCAAACAGCACCAAATGGTTTATAAAGCTTTACAACAAGCCATGTCTACCGAGGCTATCCACGCGCTGGCTCTGAAAACCTATACGCCCGAACGTTGGTCGCAGGTAACGCAAACTGCATAA
- a CDS encoding Hsp20/alpha crystallin family protein: MAIVRWNPATEIEPLRRQMDRLFDEITGYDRGLTSTQTPWQPAIELRDNGDALHLRAAMPGMKAQDLDVNVSRNAVTIRGEHRQEEENQDKGFFRSEFQYGKFERVVDLPIAVNNEQAEGKFENGILNLYLPKLEQEKNSSVRVNIS, encoded by the coding sequence ATGGCTATCGTTCGTTGGAACCCTGCCACCGAAATCGAACCCTTACGCCGTCAAATGGATCGCCTGTTTGACGAAATTACGGGGTACGATCGCGGTTTAACTTCCACCCAAACCCCGTGGCAACCAGCGATCGAACTACGGGATAACGGGGATGCCCTCCACCTCCGCGCTGCAATGCCTGGCATGAAAGCCCAAGACCTCGATGTTAACGTCAGCCGGAACGCCGTCACCATTCGTGGCGAACATCGTCAGGAAGAAGAAAACCAAGACAAGGGCTTCTTCCGTTCCGAGTTCCAATACGGCAAATTTGAGCGGGTGGTAGACCTGCCGATTGCTGTCAACAACGAACAAGCGGAAGGCAAGTTTGAAAACGGGATTTTAAACCTGTACTTGCCCAAGCTAGAACAAGAGAAAAACAGTTCCGTGCGCGTTAACATCAGCTAA
- a CDS encoding folate/biopterin family MFS transporter, which translates to MYVSAGTGQRIKATVKEKVFLGHQPTPELVAILLVYFVQGILGLARLAVSFFLKDQLNMSPAEVSAMMGIVSIPWMVKPLFGFLSDGLPIFGYRRRPYMILAGILGALSWIAMATIVTVPWQATVAVALSSLSIAISDVIADSLVVERARSENLADAGSLQSLCWGTSAIGGIITAYLSGFLLEYFSASNIFFVTATFPLIVTGVAWLISETPVKQGETQNVKQQVKQLRHAFTQRSILLPTLFLFLWQATPNSDAAMFFFTTNELGFEPEFLGRVRLVTSVASLVGIWLFQRFFKQLPFRKIFGWSTVISAALGMTTLLLVTHANRAIGIDDRWFSLGDSLILTVMGQIAYMPVLVLAARLCPPGVEATLFALLMSITNLASVLSHEFGAVLMHWLQITESNFENLWLLVVIANGSTLLPLVFLRWVPNGDTSQVSAGDSSEAIDAQAQEA; encoded by the coding sequence ATGTACGTCTCTGCTGGTACTGGGCAACGCATCAAAGCAACGGTCAAAGAAAAAGTATTTCTCGGTCATCAACCCACCCCAGAACTGGTTGCCATCCTGCTGGTGTATTTCGTACAGGGAATTTTGGGGTTGGCGCGGCTGGCGGTGAGCTTCTTTCTCAAAGACCAACTCAATATGAGCCCTGCGGAAGTATCCGCCATGATGGGCATTGTATCTATTCCCTGGATGGTCAAGCCTCTGTTTGGATTTCTTTCTGATGGTTTGCCCATTTTCGGATATCGCCGACGCCCCTATATGATTCTGGCAGGAATTTTGGGTGCCCTTTCCTGGATAGCCATGGCAACCATTGTCACAGTTCCATGGCAAGCCACCGTTGCCGTCGCTCTCAGTTCCCTTTCTATTGCCATCAGCGACGTCATCGCCGATTCTTTGGTGGTAGAGCGCGCGCGTAGCGAAAACCTTGCCGATGCCGGTTCCCTACAATCGTTATGTTGGGGAACTTCTGCCATTGGTGGTATTATTACTGCCTATTTAAGTGGCTTCCTGTTGGAATATTTTTCCGCGAGCAATATTTTCTTCGTTACCGCTACTTTTCCCCTGATTGTTACCGGTGTTGCCTGGTTGATTAGCGAAACGCCAGTAAAGCAGGGAGAAACCCAAAATGTCAAACAGCAGGTGAAGCAGCTACGCCACGCTTTTACCCAACGTTCGATTTTGCTGCCGACGCTATTTCTATTTCTGTGGCAGGCAACTCCCAACTCCGATGCTGCTATGTTTTTCTTTACCACCAATGAGTTGGGCTTTGAACCGGAGTTTTTGGGGAGAGTGCGATTGGTTACTAGCGTTGCTTCTTTGGTGGGGATTTGGTTGTTTCAACGGTTCTTCAAACAGCTCCCGTTTCGCAAGATTTTTGGTTGGTCTACTGTTATTTCGGCGGCGTTGGGGATGACGACGCTACTGTTGGTGACCCATGCCAACCGCGCTATTGGTATCGACGATCGCTGGTTTAGTTTGGGGGATAGCCTCATTTTAACGGTTATGGGGCAAATTGCTTACATGCCTGTTTTGGTTTTGGCGGCGCGTTTGTGCCCTCCCGGTGTAGAAGCGACGTTGTTTGCCTTGTTAATGTCGATTACCAATTTAGCTAGTGTGCTATCCCACGAGTTTGGCGCTGTGTTGATGCACTGGTTGCAGATTACCGAATCCAATTTTGAGAATTTGTGGCTGTTGGTGGTCATTGCCAATGGTTCTACGTTGTTACCGCTGGTGTTTCTCCGCTGGGTTCCCAATGGAGATACCAGTCAAGTTTCTGCGGGGGATTCTTCGGAAGCGATTGATGCTCAAGCTCAGGAGGCTTGA
- the grxD gene encoding Grx4 family monothiol glutaredoxin encodes MTPEVKERIENAINSNKIMVFMKGNKLMPQCGFSNNVVQILNAMGVPYETVDVLEDWDIRQGIKEYSNWPTIPQVYVNGEFLGGSDIMIELYQSGELAQTLEVALAS; translated from the coding sequence ATGACACCTGAAGTGAAAGAACGTATTGAAAACGCCATCAACAGCAACAAAATCATGGTTTTCATGAAGGGCAACAAACTCATGCCCCAATGCGGTTTCTCCAACAACGTGGTTCAAATCCTCAATGCCATGGGTGTTCCCTACGAAACCGTTGATGTTCTGGAAGATTGGGATATCCGTCAAGGCATTAAGGAATATTCTAACTGGCCTACCATCCCCCAAGTATACGTCAACGGGGAATTTTTGGGCGGTTCCGATATCATGATTGAGCTGTACCAAAGCGGCGAACTAGCTCAAACTTTAGAAGTGGCCCTGGCCTCGTAA
- a CDS encoding ATP-binding protein, whose protein sequence is MLKTVKIENFRGFQSFELSELGRINLLVGKNNSGKTSVLEAVQLLRSHNHLKPLIDILRNRGEFFWGDCEKEPEFDIRHLFYDRKIEPGSQFSILGINRNHSEEKVTASIKVHDDADDSYSQLQLFEGNRETSDFNSIDDINILEFILKWEIGTQEEIWKSPLSENGGLSYPYKYIRDRQRKFLSRTQSKRIETQTQFVTPSSLTVKETMDLFDRVVLTPEENLIEEALQTIEPKIERIASVGSDRVSGSRGGFFVSLSDSNRRIPIGSMGNGIWRMLGLALATVGASNGILIVDEIDTGLHFSTMSDMWALIWKVAKKLNVQVFATTHSSDCWMSLATLANREDIEEDGITIQRIEPEKHTSVAFHQDEIVMAAQRDIEVR, encoded by the coding sequence ATGCTAAAAACAGTAAAAATTGAAAACTTCCGGGGATTCCAATCTTTTGAGCTTTCAGAGTTGGGAAGAATCAATTTATTAGTTGGTAAAAATAATAGCGGTAAAACTTCTGTACTAGAAGCAGTTCAACTCCTACGTTCCCATAATCATCTCAAGCCTCTGATAGATATACTAAGAAATCGAGGTGAGTTTTTTTGGGGAGATTGCGAGAAAGAACCAGAGTTTGATATACGTCATTTATTCTACGATCGTAAAATTGAACCCGGTAGTCAGTTTTCAATATTAGGAATAAACAGAAATCACTCAGAAGAAAAAGTTACTGCATCTATAAAAGTGCATGATGATGCTGACGATTCTTATAGCCAGTTGCAATTATTTGAAGGCAATCGAGAAACTTCCGATTTCAACAGTATAGATGATATTAATATACTTGAATTTATTCTTAAATGGGAAATTGGAACACAAGAAGAAATCTGGAAATCACCTTTGTCTGAGAATGGGGGATTGTCTTATCCATACAAATACATTCGTGACAGGCAAAGAAAATTCCTTTCAAGGACACAATCGAAAAGAATTGAGACCCAAACTCAGTTTGTTACTCCTTCTTCCCTGACTGTTAAAGAAACAATGGACCTATTCGATCGAGTTGTTTTAACACCTGAAGAAAATTTAATAGAGGAAGCACTTCAAACTATTGAACCCAAAATTGAGCGTATTGCCTCAGTAGGTTCCGATCGAGTTTCAGGATCGAGGGGAGGATTCTTTGTTAGTCTCTCTGATAGTAATCGGAGAATTCCTATTGGTAGTATGGGGAATGGCATATGGCGCATGCTAGGATTAGCACTAGCAACTGTAGGTGCATCCAATGGTATTTTAATTGTTGATGAAATTGATACTGGTCTGCATTTTAGTACAATGTCGGATATGTGGGCATTAATTTGGAAAGTAGCAAAAAAATTAAACGTACAGGTTTTTGCAACCACACATAGCAGCGATTGTTGGATGAGTTTAGCCACTCTTGCTAACCGAGAAGATATAGAAGAAGATGGAATTACCATTCAAAGAATAGAACCAGAGAAGCATACGAGTGTCGCCTTTCATCAAGACGAAATTGTCATGGCTGCCCAAAGAGATATTGAGGTACGTTAA
- a CDS encoding DUF3226 domain-containing protein, translated as MAGRYNPKKLIVEGDQDKRVIPELMEANGIAWGNTRETAVVDIEAYGSDRFIDEIFISTELKASGRTSLGLIVDADNDLNVRWQSVRNACLASIPDIPQKLPATGLIHPTDSGIKFGVWIMPDNQTQGMLETFLTYLIPNTKEYLWQYARDVTQEASNKGASFIENHFEKACIYTWLAWQNPPGRQLHNAVMEKILDPTHPRAQSFVNWFRTLYDL; from the coding sequence ATGGCAGGCAGGTATAACCCTAAGAAGTTAATTGTTGAAGGCGACCAGGATAAAAGGGTGATACCAGAACTAATGGAAGCAAATGGAATTGCTTGGGGAAATACAAGAGAAACAGCGGTGGTTGATATTGAAGCGTATGGTAGCGATCGCTTTATTGATGAAATTTTTATTTCCACCGAACTGAAAGCATCTGGACGAACTTCATTGGGATTAATTGTAGATGCCGATAACGATTTAAATGTACGTTGGCAAAGTGTGAGAAATGCTTGCTTAGCAAGTATTCCCGATATTCCTCAAAAATTACCAGCAACCGGACTTATTCACCCTACAGACTCTGGGATTAAATTTGGCGTTTGGATAATGCCAGATAACCAAACCCAGGGAATGCTAGAAACTTTTTTAACATATCTAATTCCAAATACCAAAGAATACCTTTGGCAGTACGCCAGAGACGTGACTCAAGAGGCTTCCAATAAAGGAGCTAGTTTCATAGAAAATCACTTTGAAAAAGCATGTATTTATACTTGGTTGGCTTGGCAAAATCCACCAGGAAGACAATTGCATAATGCTGTGATGGAGAAAATCCTCGATCCTACCCATCCTCGGGCACAATCTTTTGTTAATTGGTTCAGAACATTGTACGATCTATAG
- a CDS encoding DUF5684 domain-containing protein, with protein sequence MDTFVFLLQLAVVIVAIAGNWMVFEKAGRPGWAVIIPFYNVYVMLKVAGRPGWWLILSFIPLVNLILIVVPFDIASKFGKGAGYGLGLLFLPFIFYPILGFGSARYRR encoded by the coding sequence ATGGATACATTTGTTTTTTTATTACAGTTAGCAGTAGTTATTGTTGCCATCGCTGGCAATTGGATGGTTTTTGAAAAAGCTGGGCGACCGGGATGGGCTGTTATCATCCCCTTTTATAATGTGTACGTCATGTTAAAAGTAGCTGGCAGACCAGGTTGGTGGCTAATTTTAAGCTTTATTCCATTGGTGAATCTCATCCTCATTGTAGTTCCTTTTGATATTGCTAGCAAATTTGGAAAAGGTGCTGGCTATGGTTTGGGACTTTTGTTTCTACCATTCATTTTTTATCCAATTCTGGGTTTTGGTAGTGCGAGATATCGCCGGTAA
- a CDS encoding DUF6761 family protein, translated as MLDDPQTIRHYQRLTDALSDFQSRGYRYDELRMYLNGYMAALRNAYALDSYLVNRLEEQANRFLLDMVAGNAPEVQPEPERGY; from the coding sequence ATGCTTGACGATCCCCAAACCATTCGCCATTACCAGCGACTTACAGATGCCCTCTCGGATTTCCAAAGCCGAGGCTATCGGTACGATGAACTGCGCATGTATCTCAACGGCTACATGGCAGCTTTGCGCAATGCCTATGCCCTCGACAGCTATTTAGTGAATCGTTTGGAAGAACAAGCGAATCGCTTTCTTCTAGATATGGTTGCTGGGAATGCCCCCGAAGTGCAACCAGAACCAGAGAGAGGCTATTAA